The Natronosporangium hydrolyticum nucleotide sequence GCGCCAGTCGAGGGCGTCCACGTCGGTCGCGGCGGCCGTCTCGTGCATCGCGGCGCGATCCTCCACCTCGCCCTGATATCTGGCGTCCGGCACGAACACGCTCGTCGCCGGCCCGCCAACCTTCAACTCGGCATCGATAGTTTTGATCGCCGTCACGGTGTGCCGGTAGAGCTCGAAGTATTCGGTCTTCGTCCCGGTCCAGAAGTGGGGGACCAGGTTCGGCTCGTTCCACACCTCGAACCGCCACCGCCGGACCTCGGCGAGGCCGTAGCGGTCGATCCAGTGTGAAACCGACCTGGTGACCAGCTCCACCCAGCGGTCCATGTCTTTGGGTGGGCTGCAGTGAGCTCCCCACCAGAAGACCGTCTCGGTCTTGGTCGCGAGCTCCCGCGGCATGAAGCCCAACTCTACGAACGGTTTGGCGCCGGTGTCGAGGATGAAGTCGAAGACCTTGTCTACATAGCTGAACGTGTAGATCGGGGAAGCCAGTGGTCGGTCGGGGCCGAAACCGCCGCCGTGAGCCTCCCGGTAGACGAACATGTCGTCGTGGAAGATCCCGTGGAACCGGATGTAGCGAAACCCCAGGTTATCGACGACCTCCGCGAACTGTTGCTGCCAGTCGGCGCGTAGGGCCTCGTTTGCCCGGCCGGCGCCGACACACTCGGACCAGATGTGCCGGAGCGGGGTCTCCGCCCGCACCTCGCCGTCGATCCGGATCGGGGGCTGGTGGGCACCGTCGTGGGTCATACGATCACTCCTGCTCGCAGAAGACGTGGCAGGAAGTAATTGTTTCAGGGTGGCCACGTCCGCGCAGTGGGGCTCGGCGGTCGAGCGCGAGCCGTCACCGGGCATAGATCACGGCGGGATAACAGGTCGTCAACGTCTTGGTCGGCGGGTGTCAGAGTTACGGGTCAGTAGGCGTAAGGTGCGGCGAAGTGTGTCGCCGGTCCGGCGGCGGCGTCGGGAAGGGGAGCCTCGTGCACAGTGGGCGTTGGAAGCGGGCCTTTGCGCTGGTCGTAGGGGGTGGGCTGGTGCTGAGCGCCGCCGCGTGCGGCGAGGCGCCGGACGAGGAGGAGAGCCCGGCGGCGGCCGGTGACTACCGTGCGTGCATGGTGACCGACATCGGTGGCATCGACGACCGCTCGTTCAACACCTCCGCCTGGGCCGGGTTGGAGGGTGCGGCGGCGGCCGAGTCGGACATCGAGATCGACTACGTCGCCTCCGGCGCGGAGGCCGACTACATCCCGAACCTGGAGGGCTACGTCCAGGAGGACTGCGACTTCATCCTGGCGGTCGGCGGGCTGATGTTCAGCCAGACCCAGCAGGTGGCGGCGGACCACCCGGAGCGGCAGTTCGGCATCGTCGACGCCGACGTCGGGGAGCCGAATGTCTACCCGATGCAGTTCGACACCGCCCAGGCCGCGTTCCTCGCCGGCTACCTGGCGGCCGGCTACACCACCAGCGGCATCGTCGCCACCTACGGGGGCGAGAAGATCGGGCCGGTGACCATCTTCATGGACGGCTTCGCCGACGGGGTGGCGCACTACAACGATGTCAAGGACGCCGACGTCGAGGTGTTGGGCTGGGACAAAGATGCCCAGGATGGTTCCTTCACCGACAGCTTCACCGACCAGGGGGCGGGCCGGGCGTTGTCGGACGCGTTCATCGCCCAGGGCGCCGATGTGGTCATGCCGGTGGCCGGCGGGGCCGGTCTCGGCACCGCCGACGGCGCGCTGGAGACCGAGGAGTACGCGGTGATCTGGGTGGACGTTGACGGTTGCGAGAGCGCCCAGCAGTACTGCTCGACCTTCCTCACCACCGTGGTCA carries:
- a CDS encoding BMP family lipoprotein; this translates as MHSGRWKRAFALVVGGGLVLSAAACGEAPDEEESPAAAGDYRACMVTDIGGIDDRSFNTSAWAGLEGAAAAESDIEIDYVASGAEADYIPNLEGYVQEDCDFILAVGGLMFSQTQQVAADHPERQFGIVDADVGEPNVYPMQFDTAQAAFLAGYLAAGYTTSGIVATYGGEKIGPVTIFMDGFADGVAHYNDVKDADVEVLGWDKDAQDGSFTDSFTDQGAGRALSDAFIAQGADVVMPVAGGAGLGTADGALETEEYAVIWVDVDGCESAQQYCSTFLTTVVKNMPMAVEGAVLEAYGSDDLATGEFYGTLENDGVSIAPYHEFEDEIDDELKAEVDQLRQDIIDGTIVVESPAQPR